The genomic interval CCACTTGCAGacagccagcagcatcctcaaAAGCAGAAATCACCCATTCAGGGACAGCTCAGCCACTTCTCACTGCCAGCTCCACAAGCCATGGATGACTCGAGAGTGAAACCAACTCTTTATTATTCTTTCCAAAGTCTctacagctattttttttttaatttccctacATGGCTACACATTCCAGCCACTGCTGACCCACCATTCCTCcaaagagcagctcagctcccgGTGGAGGCAtcaaaactgggaggaaaattcagaaattacCCACACCCAAGAGGTTTCCTTCAGCCCTGCCAAATCAAGGCTTTCTGAACCTCCTGAAGTTCAGGTatgcagcacagcaaaactgTCCAAGGCTTTGGTTTATCACCTAGGGATACAGATGTGTTGGCCTGAAACAGCTGAATAAAGAAGTTCAAAGAAAGAAGTCCCATTAGCAAAATTTTAGGTAAACCAGGTGTGTTTGTAGGATATGGAAGGAGTGATGGGGAGCTGTGATAATACACTTAAGGCTTTCCCTAGAGATGCCTTGCACAGAGGTTAAGCTGTGGGGAACctctcccagaaaaaaagaaagagggtcCAGACTTATGAGGAAGAAACCCAGTGAGGACCAGGatgaacacaaaattaaaaacatcacAAAGTAGGAGATAAGGTTATCACCAAAAGAGGCAGAAGCTTCCAAAGGTGGTAGTGCTGAGTGTCTGAGTGATGAATGAACAAGTTCCTTGCAGAAAAACTCCAGGGTGACATAAGGAAGCTCCAGGCAAGTCCTTCAGAGAGGTGCTCAGCTCTGTGAATATGAAATATGAGTGAGGATGTTGCCCGGGGACTGTGCCTGGACACACCACTCACACCTGAGAACCTTTCCCGTGGAGCAGATGACCTTGTTCCCTTCCCTTGTTCCCCTCCACTCATGCCAGAGGAATGCCCACCATCCCCAGGGCCCTTTCACCATCCTACAAAGCCAGACAGAAGGTTCTACAGGACATTCTGCCCTATGCTTTAGAGAGACCCAGGTGTGGCACTGCCTGACCAGGCTCCTCCAGGGAACCACTTTGTGTTGGAAGGATTAGGCTGATGGATTCCTGCAAGCTGTCCCTCACGGCCACCTCCTACATCCTTACACCTTGCCTCCCCTTCACCATCCTTCTAGTGGACAGAAACTATGGAATAACATCACACCAGATGCCACTATGTCTTATTTCCAAGGATGACACTGTtagcaaacaaaaccttttgCTCAGCAGCAGTTGAGCTCATGGCAAAAGCTCAGGCAGCAAACCAGGGTCTGATTTCCCTTTGCATTCTCAAAATCAGCatcaaaccaaaagaaaacagctccTGCCCAGAACAGTCCCTCTCCCCCCAGTGTATCCCAGAAGGAGCTCCCCACACTCTGTTTCAGCCACCTCCAGTCTCCAGGTACTGCTACAAATGAAGCCCATGGCCTTTGCAGCTTCTGCCAGTGCTGTCCCACAGTCACCTCGTTCACCCAGAAGATGGAATCAAAGCTTTTGGCTCTTTTTCTTCAGGGCCACTGCCCTGAACAACCACCCTGCCTATTCAGCTCCACGCCAGCTTCCTTGACAAGGAGTGCTTCAGGCAGGTGATGTTGATgcccccaggctgcagggccaTCTCCAAAGCCACCAGCAGGTCCTGGTGACACTCCTGGATGTTCAGTGGGTACCTTGCCCTCACAAACTCGTaggctgccagcagcctcaTCCTGTGCTTGACCATCAGGTACTGAATGACACAAGTAGGAGCTAGAGAGTACCCATCCCTGCAGTGGATAAGGACACGTTTCCCTTTCTCCAGCGAGGCTTCAATGCACTCATTGATGTCCTGGAAGCAGGGCTGTCCCATTTGATGCTGATCTCCATGGAGAGGAGCCTGGATGTCAACCTTAAGACGTGACCAGGTGTGCCTGAAGCCTCCTCGTTGGCAGGTGCAGGGGATGATGCTGAGGCTGTGGTCACTGGGCAGGCTGCTCATGTCAATGATGCTGTCAATGCTGTTGGTGCACAGGGCCTGCCCACTGTAGGCAGCACTGAGGTTCCCCAGGTAGATGCAGTTGGTTATCTGAGCAATGAGGGGTCCTGTGAAAGGGGAACACGGAAGTTTTCCTGGTTTGGGACAAGGGACCTCAGGATGTGAGTTCTTCCAGCTGCCACCGAGGGATTTCTTGGAGCTGGCATGGGGCTGGAGGCTGGAATCGAGCTTGGAGCCCCAGGATGGCagagagaagatggagaagcagctggagagctTGGGCTTGGAGGGGGAATCCACTGGACCcggcaggagaggagcaggggtgGGACTGGATCTGAGGGCACAAGAACTGGATGCCCTTGCCAGGGATTCTGTGCTGGGGGCTTCCCCTCcactctcagcctcttcttccatctgaaaaaaaaagaaaaaaaaaggaaaagcacagaaactgGTGAGAGCACAGAAActcagctctccagctgctcgGACAA from Heliangelus exortis chromosome 18, bHelExo1.hap1, whole genome shotgun sequence carries:
- the LOC139804712 gene encoding dual specificity protein phosphatase 2-like, producing MPWFSPRPVLISTSPVCENLCMAMWSCCLPTGSCPNLGMNETEAHEERSGDVVSVARQPGRTPLSFCSVPAPGGGDHSSTSAPQDWQGSLQVQMEEEAESGGEAPSTESLARASSSCALRSSPTPAPLLPGPVDSPSKPKLSSCFSIFSLPSWGSKLDSSLQPHASSKKSLGGSWKNSHPEVPCPKPGKLPCSPFTGPLIAQITNCIYLGNLSAAYSGQALCTNSIDSIIDMSSLPSDHSLSIIPCTCQRGGFRHTWSRLKVDIQAPLHGDQHQMGQPCFQDINECIEASLEKGKRVLIHCRDGYSLAPTCVIQYLMVKHRMRLLAAYEFVRARYPLNIQECHQDLLVALEMALQPGGINITCLKHSLSRKLAWS